A single Thunnus thynnus chromosome 6, fThuThy2.1, whole genome shotgun sequence DNA region contains:
- the e2f1 gene encoding transcription factor E2F1, with translation MSETLITGQTSEDLLADFETLLNSGSINLGEDHQIVIITSPSNEGLHPAAAPTSTGEILLFATPQGPADVGIQDKRRPALGRPPVKRKLDLDSDHQYVSTTRPSIGQAPPSTPAPPRVPRTTTEKSRYDTSLNLTTKRFLNLLSQSADGVVDLNWASQVLDVQKRRIYDITNVLEGIQLISKKSKNNIQWLGNRIDGALVARHKELQREVCDLTEAEEQLDELISKCNLQLRLLTEDPQNKKLGYVRCQDLRKSFDSPDQLVMVIRAPPETQMQVSEPSEGYQVSLKSTRGPIDVFLCPEDSSGVCSPVTGSSPSKPQADPSLAPPPTQPTDQSQARTSTTAPEVGLSSPASTSSTVTAASQQDPSSLVLGGDTESLLGGDPFSSLGDMPDFDFSPLSSSDFLNGEGLPLPLDGFINLSPPHSHDYHFGLEDHEGISELFDCDFGDLSQVLGES, from the exons ATGTCAGAGACTTTGATAACAGGGCAGACATCGGAGGATCTGTTGGCTGACTTTGAGACTTTGCTGAACTCTGGGAGTATCAACCTGGGCGAGGACCACCAGATAGTGATCATCACCAGCCCCAGCAATGAGGGACTCCACCCGGCAGCCGCACCCACCAGCACGGGGGAAATCCTGCTGTTTGCCACGCCGCAGGGGCCTGCTGATGTGGGGATCCAAGACAAGAGACGGCCTGCCCTGGGAAGACCTCCG gTAAAGAGGAAGCTGGACCTTGATAGTGaccatcagtatgttagcaccACTCGACCATCCATAGGCCAAGCACCACCTTCCACACCTGCCCCTCCCCgag TTCCTCGAACCACGACGGAGAAGTCACGGTATGACACCTCCTTGAACCTGACCACAAAGCGCTTTCTGAACCTGTTGTCCCAGTCAGCTGATGGCGTGGTGGACCTGAACTGGGCCTCGCAGGTCCTGGATGTCCAGAAAAGACGCATTTATGACATTACCAACGTTCTGGAGGGAATCCAGCTCATCTCCAAGAAGTCCAAGAACAACATCCAATGGCT TGGTAACCGTATTGACGGGGCATTGGTTGCCCGCCACAAGGAGTTGCAGAGGGAGGTGTGTGACCTCACAGAGGCTGAGGAGCAGCTGGACGAGCTCATTTCCAAATGCAACCTCCAGCTCAGACTGCTCACAGAGGACCCACAGAACAAGAA GCTGGGCTATGTGCGCTGCCAAGACTTGAGGAAGTCCTTTGATTCCCCGGACCAGCTGGTCATGGTGATCAGAGCTCCACCAGAGACCCAGATGCAAGTTTCGGAACCCAGCGAG GGTTACCAGGTGTCACTGAAGAGCACGCGGGGTCCCATCGATGTCTTCCTCTGCCCAGAAGACAGCTCCGGCGTCTGCAGCCCCGTGACAGGAAGTAGTCCCTCGAAACCCCAAGCTGACCCTTCCCTGGCCCCGCCTCCCACACAACCCACAGACCAATCGCAAGCCAGAACCTCCACAACCGCACCAGAAGTGGGTTTATCATCACCAGCGTCCACGTCGTCCACAGTGACAGCAGCTTCCCAGCAGGACCCTTCATCCCTGGTGTTAGGTGGCGACACAG AATCTCTCCTGGGAGGCGACCCGTTCTCCAGCCTCGGAGACATGCCCGACTTCGACTTCTCACCCCTCTCCTCCTCGGACTTCCTGAACGGAGAGGGCCTCCCTCTCCCGTTGGACGGTTTCATTAACCTGTCCCCCCCTCACAGTCACGACTACCACTTTGGTCTGGAGGACCACGAAGGCATCAGTGAACTGTTTGATTGTGACTTTGGTGACCTATCGCAAGTTTTGggtgagagttag